The DNA segment GCCACCTAGCCCGCTCTCCAAAATCACTTACATTTGCATACACGTCTGGTTACTTTGAATGGTGATGCTCCACCCACTACTGTCCAAaattttttacatatacatttgcatCTGTGGACTTAAAACAGAGACTCACAATCATTTAAAAAGACCCCAAAACATAGTACCAGCAGGTATTTTCTTCCAGTTCAAGCACAAGAGAAAATAAATCCAAAAGTAAAAACTTTCCATTCGTTACAAGGACTGTCTAAGTATGCAGCCTGTAAACATCATTgctatttgtaataaattaaagtaaaattcaaTATGTTAGAACAATAGTGTCTTCCTATAGCTATAGAAAAAAACTACAAGCTTTAACATGCAACagatgcaaaacactaaaagaaaaacttGTGTGAATGACATGAACAAGTGAAAATTGTAAACATCTTATAATGGTAATAATATacattcaaatttcacattatttctactgattaaaaaataataattactttcctgtaaaactgtgttttgcaattAACATCAACAAAAGTCAAGTCAGTGGGAAAAGCAGATATTGTTCTAGAATATTAGATTAGAATATCAAATTGTCAAAATGTAAACCAAGCTACCAAACCAAAACATTATCAAATAATCAGTGTTAAACAAGTCCAAAAAGTCTCTCTGGTCTAATGCCCTTTCCTTACCTTAACTAATTAGACCATCTTAAAGAGAGATAGCACAGTAAGTCACATGTGACACCATTGACAATAACGTGGTAGTGACACTAATAGGACCTCAgccataaaaaaaattacaaattgatGTTGATGATCAAAATAacagtaaagaaaatatttttacaatgacagtaataaaataaggttaaaaatgtaaatcatttttagGAGGCAAAAACACCCCAAAAATTTCACAACACATAGGATGCACTGCTCACATAAATGTACAATTTAACTGAAATACCAACAAGCATTCAGATGTCAAAAATTGATTGGATGGGGTTATTTTACTCCCTAAAGATTAAAAGCTTTGATATAGAAGTGTACACTTCATACTTGTATTATTTAATCAACTAAACCCAAAGGACTCAAATGTGTCTAAAATCACCTTACAAGTTGAAATGCTTGCATTCTTTAGTGAATTTTATGCTTAAAAAACACACCCATGCTGTAAATGAGGTTTGAGAATACAACCAAATGAAAGCTCCCTAACACAGAAAAATGGCAGAGGCCTTGTGTGTGCCTGTGTCCAAATAGACAGAGTCTGTACAAACTAAAGCACAGACGCCTCATCAAAAAACCTTTTTATTCTTAAAGTAGTTGACTGTTTGTCTAAGACGTGTTGCTCCTATGGTGTAATTTTAATTGAAAAGTGATATTGAAAGATATAGTCATTTATAACATGTCTTAAGACAACATGGGTAATTTATAATAGTTTATTCAACACCTGTTCTACTAGAAGTGTAagggtattattttttttaaatccctagGTATCATTTGCCAATGCCGATTTTTCTGTTCAGATcttaaatgaatgcattttagCACACATATTATTAACTCAGTACTTAAACTACTAGATACTTTTTTACACAAAACTCTTCTTAATTATACTGAGATacctgtatatatccatccatccatccattatccaacccgctgaatccgaacacagggtcacgggggtctgctggagccaatcccagccaacacagggcacaaggcagggaaccaatcctgggcagggtgccaaccaaccgcaggacacacacaaacacacccacacaccaagcacacactagggccaatttagaatcgccaatccacctaacctgcatgtctttggactgtgggaggaaaccggagcacccggaggaaacccacgcagacacggggagaacatgcaaactccacgcagggaggacccgggaaacgaacccaggtccccaggtccccaggtgtcccaactgcgaggcagcagcgctacccactgcgccaccgtgccgctaccTGTATATATTCATAATTAAATGGCCAGTATAGCAGTTAGTACTGCTGCCACTGTATGTGGCCTCCATGAGGTGTCTGATTGTTCTTCCACTGTCTACATCagcttccttccacattccaaagatgtaggTGTTGTCTGACCCAATGTGGGTGAGGGATGTCTTCTGTCTTGGTCCAATCCCGCTCTGAACAAAATTCTAGCAGCCTGCAAATTGGTAATGGATAACAAagactgataaaataaataaatgcattgataTACAGTACgtattttgaaaatattgatTATGTCCTTCAAGCTGTTCTTTACTGACCTGAAATTACTACATTCATTCAAAATAGTCTCTCACACTTTGGAAAAAGTAGGATTGAAGGAGCTTAattttaaagtattgtttttctttttggaggCAGAGACAAACACTTTGCGGAAATTCTGTCTGGACAGAAAGTACAAAATGGGATCTAAACAGCTGTTAGCACTGGCCAGAGGCCTAGTCACTTTATAAGCAATGTCAGAAGCCTCCAGCATGTTGCATTCCACATTGAGCTGCCTGAAGATGTAATAAATGGTCCGGGTTATGTGAAAAGGCAAATAGCAGAGGATAAAAACAAGAAGGACAATCACAATCATCCTGATTGATTTCTTCTTAATCCGGGAAGAGGAGGTGCCTTCAGCACTAGGCTGCATAAGCTGCTTGGTCATTAGGCAATAACAGACAATGAcagtcaggatgggcaaacagaAGAGCATCACAGATATTATGGAGCTGTAAACCAGAAACTGGGGAAACAATCCAGGGGGTGTTGTGTCATAGCAGAGGACATTGCCGTTGTTGTTATAGGTTTGGGAGAAATAAAAGATGGGAGCTTGGCAAGACACAACAATGATCCAGATGAGCACAGAACATATGCGGGCACAGCGCACATTAAGCCATTCCAAGGACTGCATAGGAAAACAGATGCCCAAAAAGCGGTGAATGCTGATGCAGGAAAGAAAGAGGATACTGCAGTAGAGGTTGTTATAAAAAAGGAATCTAATGATTCTGCACATGGCATCACCAAAAGGCCAGTTGTTTTCTTTGGCATAGTAGTATATGAGAAATGGCAGGCTGATGACATACAGGGTGTCAGAGATGGACAGGTTAAACATGTAAATAGTGCTGCTGGTCCATTGTTTCATGCGAAAGGTGAAGATGAAAAGGGAAAAAGCATTAAGGATCAGCCCAATAACAAAGACAATCCCATAACAGATTGGTAGTAAAATGAATTCAAAGTTCTCATTTAAAACACACTTGTACAGGCTGCTATGGTTCATACTTGAAACTTTTAAAAGGTAGTGGTTACTGGATCCACTTTTCACACAGTTCCATCTGTATCTTTCCGTCTGTTTTCCTAAAAGCTGAAAAAACATATGAATAAAGTCAGAGGATGCCAAAGGAACATTATTAGTCTCAATAGTACACTGTTGGTTTTGGGTACTACATAAGATGTTACTCTGCCGTGTCAAGGTAAAATGTGTCAGTGTTATATGAGATGGGATTTAAATTTGTGGAATACCATGGTGAACAAGACAAATATTCAATATGCTGTGTAAAcacaaatatattacattttactaaatCCTTTCTAACAgtcatctgttttttgtttccttatttattttactgaacaTACTTTATAGATATCTCAACATATAAAAACAGGTCCTACTTGAATTTTCCCTTTTAAAGTATTGCACTTGTCAGTTTCAACATGCTTTGAATGTTACAGGTCCTCAGGTTGTGTCTATTGTATAAGAAATAGCGTGCTTTGACTATTTGTGGACTTGATTTAGTAAAAGTTGGTTGACCACTCAAAGCACTAATTCTCCTACCTAAAGTTTCTGTTTGTGAAAGTCAACTTTCTCTATTTACCTGTCAGCATGAAATTTGCTGTGTGTTTAATCACTGCCACTAAAGAAAACATGGCAATATTATGTATCGCTACAAAGCTCattgtagtgctgggcggtatgaccaaaattctatatcacggtatttttcaaaattataccagatTTATGctattcaactgtattttttcccatgcatgagtggatgttaaccacatattccactgtcatgagaattgtacattgtacaaaaaaacattttaatgtgcacacaagtattaatacaggtttgcatggccccataaagtgatagttttcaagggggtggcactaatgaagagaaggaatcacattgcatgacagttgcagtcaaaatatagaacctttttattgaacaaattttgcaaacaacttaaaactataattgtgacaacatattttcaaccatccaaagaggcatttagacttagtaaaatatccagaggtgcttctcaaaagttgtattacactgaacatgtcttagaataGGAATAAATCGTAAATATgttttgtgaaccaactacactttctgttaatgtttacagtctctgtccactgacatgttagctacatggattgtaatggcattggttatctcgatccaccgcttgctttttttgtcataggcagtacctctagcaaacgcgtctacaagtgacatgtgactcgagtgtcctctagctttttcagttttacctgaggacgtggaagGTGCCAaccttagttccatacattcatggtacaccaaagcatgtttgtggctaaggtagtgcagcaaattgctcatgtTGCTGCCTCCAGCtacaactttagctcgacagcattgATAGTAAATAGTTatttggtccacatccaaccttttaaaaccaaagtatctccagacaatagacacggctcctttcttctgtgtcatcatgttcaactttatcgtctgctacagcttaagtttctgaatgttctctgtccattttcaccgctaaATACCTCctctaatgcatgtactccgttgcatgcatgtttagcggtgtagcagtgaaaaaggtccccccttaaacagtttcccgctgcaccacattccaaacgttgtttaggctttttaaaccggtattgcggtataagaaaaatccatatcataacaaaaataaaaaaaatgcttttcggtatgaaccggtatacctcccagcactagctCACTGCCTATATTCTCACAGAAACATAGAAAAAGAACACCATCTTAATGAAATTTAGATCAGCAGCAAATCATGTGTGTCTTCTAAGCCTTCAAAGAATATGAAGCCCAGTGATCTATTAGCACCATGGTAACAGAGCCACAGTCCTTTGCTACAGGCCAATTGGAGATATTGCATTTGAAGAGAAAAGTCCAAATTTTTATCGTATGCAACTCCTCACTTTTTATGTCTATGTGGTTTTTCCTCCCAAATTACAAatatatgcatgttaggttaaatagTGATACTAAAACTTGTCCACTGTGGCTGCATGTGTGAGTGGGCCACAAGATGGTCCTTACCTTATACCTGAGGAAAACCTGAGTTGATTTAcatgggtttaaaaatgttatataaaactttacattttaacctataTTAATGATTACAGTGCATGCCCCGTTATAAATGAAGATTTAAGTTTGTTTTCAAGGCAAAACACTGAGTACGTGACCTGTTAATATTGTATGATACAGACCAACAAAGGTTACTAAAGATAAAACTACATAGAGTCcatacatttactgtaaaaaCCACCCTGCGCTTTTGCTCACAAGATAAAAGATTCTGAatcaatttctttattaaaatcctttcaatactgtaaatgttaaaacaGTAATTTAAACATTTACTCTCTTAGTTCACCCACCCAGTTatcttgtgatttttttcaggGATTGTTTTTCTTCCCTTTCAAGTTTGTGGGAAGTCAGTTTATCCGACACCTTAGGAGGTGTCAGTTAATCACACACTTCCACTATCCTCATGCCAGCTTATTCAGATAACTAAttaatgtaacatacataaaaaCCAGAAGACCTGGAGAAATCCCAAGTAGATGATGACAAATGTAAAAACTGAACTTTGACAGTGATCAAACTAGAAATGAAACCTGGATCTCTGCTCATCCAATGGATCATCCTTATCTTCTTTATGACTTATTgccatattattgttatttttaatttgcaacaCTTTCTTGCAAAGACCACctatacagtaattacaaatgTCAGGGTTAGGCTTCACAATAagttcaacatccatccatccatttgccaacccgctgaatccgaacacagggtcacgggggtctgctggagccaatcccagctgtaataaaaaggttttctctgtaacaggagaagggatgaaataaaggagtaagagggggttggtcgcttcagtgcaaaaccagctacaaagattggaatgtctgggatgatagcgaaagaatgtgcaaaaacctgTTTCTCATagagggtttcagaatgttttagggaaaAGGTTAtattaatgcaagatgtttttctgtaagttgttttgatgtctctaagaaggactgttttaggcttagtagagataacacataagttgtcccgtgggaagaggtgtgcagaaactgatcacttctgtatacactgcttacacgtaagccattttgggcaaggacactcaattagtatataagggaaggttccgccctcagtttctttggaagctcaaccgtggggaacgtgcacaccgcccggtattggaccaggctcacgagttgatcctctgacgagactgacacgcgggctccctcagtctactggtctaggatgatggctctgggtcttttgatattactgtaagtcaatagtataattcatatattgatattactgtaagtcaatagtataattcatatatctgtattactgtaagtcaatagtataattcatatatatctgtattactgtgagtc comes from the Erpetoichthys calabaricus chromosome 4, fErpCal1.3, whole genome shotgun sequence genome and includes:
- the LOC114650606 gene encoding P2Y purinoceptor 2-like — protein: MNHSSLYKCVLNENFEFILLPICYGIVFVIGLILNAFSLFIFTFRMKQWTSSTIYMFNLSISDTLYVISLPFLIYYYAKENNWPFGDAMCRIIRFLFYNNLYCSILFLSCISIHRFLGICFPMQSLEWLNVRCARICSVLIWIIVVSCQAPIFYFSQTYNNNGNVLCYDTTPPGLFPQFLVYSSIISVMLFCLPILTVIVCYCLMTKQLMQPSAEGTSSSRIKKKSIRMIVIVLLVFILCYLPFHITRTIYYIFRQLNVECNMLEASDIAYKVTRPLASANSCLDPILYFLSRQNFRKVFVSASKKKNNTLKLSSFNPTFSKV